The following proteins are co-located in the Tardibacter chloracetimidivorans genome:
- a CDS encoding PAS domain S-box protein, whose translation MLGFLVLIGWSLGMETLKSVIPGQSTMKVNTAIGFVLVGFGLAAAGRRESGAAVIAVSCGAAAFLLGLLTMVEYLAHTDIGIDQAFLPDKGTLTGSGFPGRMSPLTATAWMGLGPAILLLSLARKSVWLMVAHLLAAYAGFVAFVASAGYAFGGTTFWLINDYTAIAIHTAIGLLVAVAAALMTHPETGWLREVSGSPSAWALLSRFLPVAAILPIALGFMLMLGVGVGAYNVEFGFSLFAPMTALALVWVTVRIGREMRDSEFAMREYQEQLAAFISQTMAGFSEVDLNGVFTAVNDRFCEIVGRTREELLGLNLLDITHPDDRPRNKIVFQRAVVEGTPYAHEKRYVRPDGSAVWVNNSVSVSRRANGEPYGVLAVSIDVTERRRAEETLRKNAESVRLAIEGAGMATWELDSSSLSGEWSPNRFDILGFARTPDLRGGFEDWIGRVHPEDVELARGAVDRCLMEGVPFNIEYRIFRADTGEERWLQSHCSRFGNGGEEGARLLGVSFDITERKHAEAALQESEWRFRTIFEQANDYIFTADLDQRVTSCNPAVCAALGYTEEEALGKSFAHFVGADGFEQTTAMLNRKVQRGGSTRHTIAVNTKDGRRLIWEINSRLMTDASGQPTGLHAIARDVTEARQFEEHQRLLIDELNHRVKNTLAIVQAMAQQTFKGDARLRAASEVFQGRLSALSTAHNILVRDRWSPASLTQIVRDVVKPHSGADERVRIEGPDVTIPPKTAITLALAVHELCTNAAKYGALSTPGGEVHIGWDVMRADGQIRLRMKWVERGGPPVTPPARRGFGTRMIERGLAAELGGKAEILFKPEGLECVVDAVLTEGQG comes from the coding sequence GTGCTCGGGTTTTTGGTGCTGATCGGCTGGTCCCTTGGCATGGAAACCTTGAAATCGGTCATTCCCGGCCAGTCCACGATGAAGGTGAACACCGCGATCGGCTTCGTTCTGGTCGGGTTCGGCCTTGCAGCGGCGGGCAGGCGCGAGTCGGGCGCGGCGGTGATTGCGGTCAGCTGCGGCGCTGCCGCCTTCCTGCTCGGCCTGCTCACCATGGTGGAATATCTGGCGCACACGGACATCGGCATCGACCAGGCCTTCCTGCCCGACAAGGGAACGCTGACCGGTTCCGGTTTCCCGGGTCGCATGTCGCCGCTCACCGCCACCGCCTGGATGGGGCTTGGCCCGGCAATCCTCCTGCTCTCGCTGGCGAGGAAGAGCGTGTGGCTCATGGTCGCGCACCTGCTGGCTGCCTATGCGGGGTTCGTCGCTTTCGTGGCCTCGGCGGGCTATGCCTTCGGAGGCACGACCTTCTGGCTGATAAACGACTATACGGCGATCGCCATCCACACCGCGATCGGCCTTCTGGTCGCGGTTGCCGCCGCGCTCATGACCCACCCGGAAACAGGCTGGCTCCGCGAGGTATCGGGGTCGCCAAGCGCCTGGGCCTTGCTCAGCCGCTTCCTGCCGGTCGCGGCGATCTTGCCGATCGCCTTGGGCTTTATGCTGATGCTTGGCGTGGGCGTCGGCGCTTATAATGTGGAGTTCGGCTTTTCGCTGTTCGCGCCGATGACGGCGCTCGCGCTTGTCTGGGTCACGGTGCGGATCGGACGGGAGATGCGCGATAGCGAATTTGCCATGCGGGAGTATCAGGAGCAGCTTGCGGCGTTCATCTCGCAGACCATGGCCGGTTTCAGCGAGGTGGATCTGAATGGCGTCTTCACCGCGGTCAACGACCGCTTCTGCGAGATCGTCGGCCGCACGCGCGAGGAGCTTTTGGGGCTCAACCTGCTCGACATCACCCATCCCGACGACAGGCCCCGCAATAAGATCGTATTTCAGAGGGCGGTCGTGGAGGGTACGCCCTATGCGCATGAAAAGCGATATGTCCGCCCCGATGGTTCGGCCGTGTGGGTCAACAATTCGGTTTCCGTCAGCCGCCGGGCGAATGGCGAACCCTATGGTGTGCTCGCCGTTTCGATCGATGTGACCGAGCGGCGGCGCGCGGAGGAAACGCTTCGCAAGAACGCCGAAAGCGTGCGGCTCGCGATCGAAGGCGCAGGCATGGCGACCTGGGAGCTGGATTCAAGCAGCCTCAGCGGCGAATGGTCGCCCAACCGCTTCGACATTCTGGGCTTTGCCAGAACGCCCGATCTGCGCGGCGGCTTCGAGGACTGGATCGGGCGGGTCCATCCCGAGGATGTCGAACTCGCACGCGGCGCGGTCGATCGGTGCCTGATGGAGGGCGTGCCGTTCAACATCGAATATCGCATCTTCCGCGCCGACACGGGCGAGGAGCGGTGGTTGCAGAGCCATTGCAGCCGCTTCGGCAATGGCGGCGAGGAGGGCGCGCGGCTGCTGGGCGTCTCGTTCGACATCACCGAGCGAAAGCACGCCGAAGCCGCGCTCCAGGAAAGCGAGTGGCGCTTCCGCACCATCTTCGAGCAGGCGAACGACTATATCTTCACCGCCGATCTCGATCAGCGGGTGACGTCGTGCAACCCGGCGGTGTGCGCGGCGCTGGGCTATACCGAGGAAGAGGCGCTGGGCAAATCCTTCGCGCATTTCGTCGGCGCGGACGGTTTTGAACAGACGACCGCGATGCTCAACAGGAAGGTGCAGCGCGGCGGCAGCACGCGGCATACGATCGCCGTCAACACCAAGGACGGGCGCAGGCTGATCTGGGAGATCAATTCCCGGCTGATGACGGACGCCAGCGGCCAGCCCACGGGTCTTCATGCGATTGCCCGCGATGTGACGGAGGCGCGCCAGTTCGAAGAGCATCAGCGGCTGCTCATCGACGAACTCAATCACCGGGTGAAGAACACGCTGGCGATCGTGCAGGCGATGGCGCAACAGACGTTCAAGGGAGACGCCCGGCTCCGAGCGGCGAGCGAGGTGTTTCAGGGTCGCCTGTCCGCATTGTCCACCGCGCACAACATCCTTGTGCGCGACAGATGGTCGCCTGCGTCGCTGACCCAGATCGTGCGGGACGTCGTCAAGCCCCACAGCGGCGCGGACGAGCGGGTCCGTATCGAGGGCCCGGATGTCACCATCCCGCCAAAGACGGCGATCACCCTTGCGCTCGCCGTCCATGAGCTTTGCACGAACGCAGCGAAATATGGCGCGCTTTCAACGCCAGGCGGAGAAGTGCATATCGGCTGGGATGTGATGCGGGCAGACGGCCAGATTCGCTTGCGGATGAAGTGGGTGGAGCGTGGCGGACCCCCGGTGACGCCACCCGCCCGGCGCGGCTTCGGCACCAGGATGATCGAACGCGGCCTTGCCGCCGAACTGGGCGGAAAGGCGGAGATTCTGTTCAAGCCGGAGGGGCTGGAGTGCGTGGTGGACGCCGTTCTCACGGAGGGTCAGGGATGA
- a CDS encoding response regulator: MTVLNGRKIFVVEDEPLILMALEDMLEDMGCALAGSASNLALGLQLAEAVDCEVAILDININGERSEPIAALLAQRGIPCIYATGYGRAGIGAPADALVIEKPYSRDVLARSITLAFAQTGKL, from the coding sequence ATGACGGTGCTCAACGGCCGGAAGATATTCGTCGTCGAGGACGAACCGCTGATCCTGATGGCGCTGGAGGATATGCTGGAGGACATGGGCTGTGCGCTTGCCGGGTCGGCGTCCAATCTGGCCCTTGGTCTCCAGCTTGCAGAGGCGGTCGACTGCGAGGTCGCCATTCTCGACATCAACATCAATGGGGAAAGGAGCGAACCGATCGCCGCCCTTCTGGCCCAACGCGGCATCCCCTGCATCTACGCCACTGGATATGGCCGCGCCGGAATTGGTGCGCCGGCCGACGCGCTGGTGATAGAAAAACCCTATAGCCGTGACGTGCTCGCCAGATCGATCACCCTGGCCTTCGCCCAGACCGGAAAGCTATAG